The Corynebacterium callunae DSM 20147 genomic sequence GGTCATCAGGGGTGAGGTTGTCTTCGATGCCACCTTCTTCAGCGTCGAAATCTTCCTCAGGAGCGAAGCTGCGGTTATTGGAAGGCAGGAAGGAAATAAGATCCTGTACCCAATCCAGTGCTTCCTCATCGGTTGCAGCGGTGTAGTGAGAGTTACCCGCGGTGATCATGTGGGTGTTGGCGCCACCAAGTTCTTCCTGGGTGATTTCCTCGCCGGTAACGGTCTTAATAACGTCAGGGCCGGTGACGAACATCTTGGAAGTTTTGTCCACCATGACTACAAAGTCGGTCAGTGCTGGGCCATATGCATTGCCACCAGCACAGGCACCCATGATGACGGAGATCTGTGGGATCACTCCAGAGGCCTGAATATTTTGGTAGAAGGTCTGGGAGATGTAGTCCAGGGAAACAGCGCCATCCTGGATACGAGCGCCAGCACCTTCATAAAGACCAATTAGAGGGCGACCGGTTTCAATGGCGAACTCCATGATCTTGATCATCTTTTCGCCATAAACCTCACCCAAAGCGCCACCGAAGACGGTGCCGTCCTGGGAGAAGATGCAAACTTCACGGCCGTCGATGGTGCCCCAGCCGGTGACGATGCCATCGGTGACAGGGCGCTTAGAGCCCAGGCCGAAGGCGGTGGTGCGGTGACGGGCTAGCTGGTCGTATTCAATGAAGGAGCCTTCATCGAGCAAGTAATCAAGACGCTCGCGGGCGGTAAGGCGTCCAGCGGCGTGGACCTTCTCCACTGCCTTCTCGCCCATTGGAACCTGGGCTTCAGCGCGGCGCGCTTTAAGATCGGCAATCTTGCCGGCAGTGGTGTTGATGTCTGGCATGTTGGCGACGTCAATCAAAGGTGAGGAAATGGTCATGTTTTGGAATCCTAGTGTCTCACGGGGGTATCGTCCACACTCATTTCTTCGTGATTTAACTCACATTCGTTATTAATGCAGCTAAGGGATAGTTTTTGAAATAGAAACTTCTTAGGTGTGTCGTGAGCATCACTAAAAAGCTGGAGAAAATGCACATTTAAGAAAACAAAACTATGCACCGCGCGCAAAGCCCCAGAATTTCCAAACACGCTCAAGTGGTGGGGGACTAGATTATCGGTTATGAAGGATAACTCTCTAAAGTCCCGTGAACCGCTAGATCCAGACACTCTGCGCACTGCCCTGGTGGATAATGGCCCCTATAACCAGCTGAATTACCAAGAAGCTACCGGCTCTACCAATGCTGATCTTATTGCCGCTGCAGAACAAGGCGCACCTGATTGGACCATCGCTACGGTAGAACGCCAAGACAGTGGACGCGGACGTTTGGGCAGGCCATGGACTGCACCACAAGGTGCCCAAGTTATTTTTTCTATTCTTTTCCGCCCGGGCAAAGACAGCCTGGATGCGCTTGGCACCATTCCGTTGGCCTCGGGGCTTGCCATGATGGACACCTTGGAATCATTTGGCGTGGCCGGTGCGGGTTTGAAATGGCCCAATGACGTGCTAATTCACGGCAAGAAACTCTGCGGAATTTTGGTGGAGGCAGCAGCACTTGATAGCAACCCAGCGGTAGTAATTGGCATGGGTACCAATATCAGCCTGCAAACAGATGAGCTTCCCGTTCCTCATGCAACCTCCCTTGCTTTGGAAGGAATGGAGATTGATAGGAATGAATTTCTCATAAGAATGCTCAACAATTTGCATGAGCGTTTGCTGGAATGGGCCAAGGGAGAAAGTGCGTGGCTGGCAGATTATCGTGCAGTATGTTCCAGCCTGGGCCAAGACGTGCGCGTTATTTTGCCTGGTGATCGCGAACTTTTGGGAGTTGCAACCGGTATCGCAGCCGGTGGACAGCTGATTGTGCGTGATAATGATGGGGTAGAGCACACCCTTAATGCCGGTGAGGTTACCCACCTGCGCCTGCAGTAGCATGGACTTTATGCAGGGGAAAGCACTTGAAAGACATATCGGAGCAGGCGATCATATTCACGTTGATCTCACTGCACCTTTATCAAATATGTTTTTCCCACTCATGGAATTTATTGCCATCACCGGTGTGTGCTGGATGGGGATTGGATTTTTAGATCAGCTCCCGGGCATCGATGGAAGCAACCCCGCAGCCAGTTTCCCGCCTGGTACACGTAACCTCTTGTTGGCTATTTGGGCGGGTTTAAGTGTGTGGCGTTTTGGCTTGCCTTTAATTCGCCAGCGGCGTTTCCGGGTGATTGTGACGGATCGTAAATTGCTGGTGCGTCGTGAAGGCCTAAGCAGCAAATATGATTCCATTCCTTTGAGTTATATCAATCGGATTCAGCGTAAAAGAAATAGTTTGGTGCTGGGTGTGGGCGGACATCATCGTCCCTATGTAATTAATAAACTGCCCCGCGCTAAAAAAGTGGAGTCTGTTCTTAAAGATCTGCAGTACTACTAACCAAGACTAGGGAATCCTGAGTTGAGGAAACTATAGTTGCACAATGTGACTGAAAAAGACTCTGGAAATACATCCATTCCCGTTGGAAATCCCGCAGCCCACGCTCCTGGTATGCCAGTTGTAGCAGTTATCGGTGATGGCCAACTAGCCCGCATGATGCAAACCGCAGCCATTGAGCTGGGTCAGTCTTTGCGTATTTTGGCCGGTGCCAAGGATTCCTCGGCCGCGCAGGTCGCTGCTGATGTGGTGCTTGGTGATTACACCAATATTGATGATCTGCACCGCGCAGTTGCAGGCGCAGATGTTATGACTTTTGATCATGAGCATGTGCCTACTGAACATTTGCGTCAGCTTATTGCTGAGGGAGTTAATGTACAGCCAGGTCCAGATGCATTGGTAAATGCGCAGGATAAGTTGGTTATGCGCAAGCGTCTGCGTGAGCTCGGCGCTCCAGTTCCTCCGTTTTTGGCCATTGAAAATGTGGCAGATGCGGAGGGCTTTTTTGATGCTGTTGACGGCCAAGTGTGCCTCAAAGCTCGTCGTGGCGGATATGACGGCAAGGGCGTGTGGTTTCCAGAGACCAAGGACGAGCTAGCACAGCTCGTCGAAAAGCTCCTTGGTGCCGGTACGGCGCTGATGGCGGAGAAGAAGGTCGCCCTGGTGCGCGAGCTTTCCGCGATGGTGGCGCGCACGCCATCGGGCGTGACTCAGGCGTGGCCGGTGGTGGAGTCGGTACAGCGTAATGGCGTGTGTGCTGAGGCAGTGGCGCCAGCGCCGAATCTCTCTGCTGAGTTGCAGGACACCACCCGCGCTTTGGCACAGCGCATTGCTTCTGAGCTGGGCGTTACTGGTGTGCTGGCAGTTGAGCTTTTTGAAACCCTGGATGTTAATGGGCAGCCAGAAATCTTTGTTAATGAGTTGGCTATGCGCCCTCACAACACCGGCCACTGGACCCAAGATGGTTGCGTGACCAGCCAGTTTGAGCAGCACCTGCGGGCAATTTTGGATTATCCGCTGGGCTCCACTGAGACTTTGGCGCCGGTGACTGTCATGGCTAATGTGCTTGGTGCAGATACTGACCCTGAGCAGCCCATGGCGGAGCGCATGCTTGAGGTGTGGCGCCGTTACCCACAGGCCAAGATTCACCTCTACGGCAAGGGTCATCGCCCGGGCCGCAAGATTGGCCACGTCAACATGGTGGGTGAGGATGCAGCACAGGTACGTGCGGCAGCGCTCGCCTCAGCCCACTATTTGGTGCACGCTAGCTGGGATTAAAACGCTTTTCGACGCCGCCCTGGCCACCCCATTGACCGGGGGGTGACCAGGGCGTTTCCGGTGCAGTGGACATTTAGTGCGCAACGGCGCAAAATGATGAAAATGAAAAATTCGCAGCTCGATTCTGCTGCTCCAAAATCAGGGCAATTTTTTCTTGCCCTGGGCGCTTTAGGCGTGGTTTTTGGTGATATCGGAACCAGCCCGCTCTATGCACTGCATACTGCTTTTAGCATGGAACACAATGAGGTAGAGGTCACCCCAGAAAATGTCTACGGCATTATCTCCATGGTGCTGTGGACGATCACCCTCATTGTCACAATCAAATACGTAATGCTTGTTACCCGCGCTGATAACCAAGGCCAGGGCGGCATTTTGGCACTAGTTGCCCTGCTAAAGAATAAGTTTGACGATAAATCCAAGATGGGCGGATTTATCGCCCTGATCGGTATGTTGGGTGCCGCACTCTTTTATGGCGATGTGGTTATTACTCCCGCCATCTCCGTGCTCAGCGCGACTGAAGGTCTAGCCGTTATTTCCCCTAGTTTTGAAACCCTAGTTCTCCCAATCTCTGTTGCTGTTCTCCTGCTCATTTTTGCTGTACAACCTCTTGGAACTGAAAAAGTAGGCCGTGCTTTTGGCCCCATCATGCTGCTGTGGTTTGCCGTACTGGCAGCACTCGGCTTGCCCCAGATCATTGCGCATCCCCAAATCCTGCAGAGTTTGTCTCCTACTTGGGCTTTGCGATTAGTTGTCAGTGACCCTTTTGAAGCCTTCATCCTGCTAGGTGCAGTGGTTTTGACGGTTACTGGTGCCGAAGCACTCTATGCAGATATGGGCCACTTCGGAGCAAAGCCAGTGCGTATGGCATGGTTTTTCGTCGTTATGCCCGCGCTGATTATCACCTACTTGGGCCAAGGCGCACTGGTTATTGACAACCCCGCTGCAGTGGCAAACCCCATGTTCTACCTGGCGCCTCCTGCATTGCAGATGCCGTTGGTGATCCTGGCTACGGTGGCCACCGTCATCGCATCCCAGGCCGTGATTTCCGGTGCATACTCCATGACCCGTCAGGCGCTGATCCTCAACATCATGCCGCGCATGCTGGTGCGCCACACTTCACCACGTGAAGAAGGCCAGATCTACATGCCAGTGGTTAATGGCATCCTCTTTGTCAGCGTCATGGCCCTAGTGTTCATCTTCCAGTCCTCCGCCAACCTGGCCAACGCATATGGCCTGGCAGTGACCGGCACCTTGGTACTGGTGAGCACGCTCTTTGTGATTTACGCGCACAACGTCTGGAAGTGGAGCTGGTGGAAGTTGGCTCTCTTTATCTTGGCTATTTCCATTCCCGAGGTACTGCTCTTTGCCTCCAATACCACCAAGATTTTTGCCGGTGGTTGGTTGCCACTATTTATCGCAGCTATTCTCATCGTGCTTATGCGCACCTGGCGTTGGGGTAATACCCGCGTTAAAGAAAAGCGCATCGCTATGGAAACCCCGGTTGAAGAGTTCCTGCAGGAACTCAGGGACATTTCCGAATGCACCCCACTAGCCTTTGGCGTGCGCAAAGTTGCAGGCACGGCGATCTTCCCACACGCCTTCTTGGACACCGTGCCACTTGCATTGGTGCGCTGCGTAAATGACCTCAAAATGCTCTACCGCGAAACCGTAATCGTGCGCATTGTACGCGAAAACGTGCCACATGTGCCACATAGCAAGCGCGTAAATGTGGAAGTTTTGGCAACCAGCCCAGTGCGCATTACCCGCATAGACCTGCGAGTTGGATATTTTGATGCCCAAGATATCCCCAAGAACCTCGCCTTGGTAAACACCTACAGCGATAAAATTAATATCAATATTGATGAAGCCACGTACTTCCTCTCTGCTGTAACCATCCGCAGCTCTTTGACCGGCAAACTTTCCGGTTGGCGCGATCGTTTGTATATGTCGATGGAGAAGAACCAATCTTCCCGCACCGAATCCTTCAAACTGCCACCAAGCCGCACCATTGCCTTGGGATCCGGCGTCGAGCTGTAGTTTTTGGCTCTAGTTTTTAGTTGGCCCGTGCTGCCATAAATGGCGGTGTGGGTTAGCCTTGATAAATGACTAAAAATTCCTTAATTGACTGGGTCTGGACCATGGATGAGCTGGGCATTGGATGGTGCCAATGCGAAAAAGATCCAATTAGTGGCAAAGCTCCCCACACCGTTAATAAACCACTGGTAACCAAGTCCATTGTTAATGCCCTGGGCGATATTCCTGAGGTCATGAGCAACCAGGACATTAGCCTCGTGGTTTTGGACCTGTGGAAATTCCGGGATATTACCCCGCCGATTGCAGAGGCCCTCATGCGTTCAGTGAAGGCAGTTAATGGTGAAATGCACCCGCAGTATCCAACCGCCACCGCTATGGCAGCGATTAAACATTTCTCCAATACTTTCGCTGGCGAAGAGGCCCGTGGGTAGCTGCTGTTAATTACAGCACTGGGCATTATAAACTTGGCAGTGCTCAAGCTTTAACCCCATAGATGTGGGGAAATAACTCATAAGGAGAAAAACGTGGCACCTCTTGTTGGATTAATCATGGGTTCGGATTCAGATTGGGACACCGTAGCCCCCGCAGCAGAGGTGCTCGCAGAATTCGGAATTCCTTTTGAGGTGGGCGTTGTTTCCGCACACCGCACCCCAGAAAAGATGCTGAACTACGCAAAGACTGCACATCAGCGTGGCCTCAAAGCAATCATCGCTTGTGCCGGTGGTGCAGCCCACCTGCCAGGCATGGTGGCAGCAGCAACTCCTCTGCCAGTTATCGGCGTGCCACGTGCATTGAAGGATCTTGACGGCATGGATTCCTTGCTTTCCATCGTCCAGATGCCAGGAGGCGTGCCAGTAGCAACCGTATCCATCGGCGGAGCTAAAAACGCTGGCCTGTTGGCAGTACGCATCTTGGGAGCTGGCGATAACAGCCTGCTAGAGAAGATGGCCGCGTACCAGGAAAATATGGCTGCCGAAGTTGAAGCTAAAGACGAGGCTCTCAAGAAGCGTCTGTTGGGCTAATGAACCCTATTTTGGTGCTGGGCTCAAAGGTAGAAAACGGCCGAGTCAGTTCACTATTGGCTACTCGTTTAGACAAAGCCATAGAACTGGTTTCCCACAATCCTGAAGTACCCATTGTGGTGAGCGGGTTGGGGGAATCTGGTCCGATGGCGCAGTATCTCCGCGAGCATGGCATTAGCAATATCATTGAGGAAGATGCTGCTACCAGCACCAATGAAAACCTGGAAAATGCCCACGCACTATTGCCCGACACTAAGTGCTGGACCGTGGTGAGCAATGATTTTCATGCCTGGCGCACCTATTTATGGGCTTGGCATTTGGGCATTCCCATCAAGGTTATAACCGCAAAAACTCCCTTACCTGCTCGGATGAGAATGCTGGGCAGAGAATGTTTTGCGTTGCCACATTCCACCTCACGGGTGTTGTGGCGCAAGCTAGTTTCCTAAGATTTTGAAATCTCAAATGTGAGCTCAGTAAATTCGCCCAACCTGCGCACCTCTGCGGTGTGCAGGTTTTTGCTATCTAGCAGTCCAGTAAATACTGGTTTACCAGCGGGCAAGAAGACCGGTGCCATGGTCAAAGTGATGCGATCGAGGGCACCGGCCTCATAAAACTGGGTAGCGAGCGCACCGCCGCCAACAATCCAGATATCGCCACTTGAGGTATTTGCAGCTTGAATCTCTGCGATTGCCTCCGAGATAGGAGCGTTAATAAGTGTAATGGGAGCGCCGGCGGGTAGGGAAAGTTCACGGCTACTAAACACCCAAGTCGGACGATCGCCATAAGTATCGCTCCATCTTTCGGGGTGGTTGAGCAGATCTAGCTCATTAACCATCCATTCGAAGGTATGTGAACCCATCACAATGGTGCTGACCTTGCTGAGGAAATTACCAAAATCTTCCTCCGCTGCTTGGGAGCCAGGGACCTCAAAAAGCCATTGCAGGCTGTGGTTTTCATCTGCAATAAAACCGTTGAGAGTACAAGAGGTATTAAAAATAATTGCCATAGGTTCAAGCCTATCTAATATGGGGCAATGGGAATCAAAAGATTAGACAATATTGCCATCGTGGTCGACTCACTCGATGAGGCAGTGGACTTTTTTCAACGTCTGGGGATGAGCCTGCATGGCAGAGCGTTTATCTCTGGAGACTTTGCCGATATTTCGGTGGGGCTTAAAGATATTAAAAGTGAGATCGCAGTCCTTGAGACACCCGATGGGCATTCTCGGATTGAGCTCAGCCAATATGTGCATCCATTTGAGCTCAGCCAATATGTGCATCCATCGCTGATCGCCTAAGATCCACCTGCCCCCAATACCCAAGGGCTGCATCGATTGATGTTTAATGTTGACGATATTGAAGAAACTCTGCGCGATCTAGGCGCTGAACCTTTGGATGGTATTGCTATCTATGAAGACACTTATAAGTTGTGTTATCTGCGCGGACCTGCGGGAATCATCGTGGCATTAGCCCAAGATATTGTCCCGGAAAGCTAGCGCTGTTTACGCCAGCTGCGCAACACTGCGACAAAGGCGATGACCAAAACTAAAGCTAAAAGCGCGGGCCATACCTTTGGTTCTGGTTGAAAGACATTGATAATGGCCTGCACTACCGCCAAAAAACTAAAAAATCCCAGGAATCCCAGCACAACCTCCAGCTGCAGGGAGGCGCGTTTAGATTTGGAAGGATCCTGGGATTCTTGGGAGTTCATGCACTCAAGTTTAGGCAATGGCCTAAGACTCTAGGCTTTGACACCGCCGGCGGTAAGGCCGGAGACAATACGACGCTGGAAAATGAGCACCATAATAATCAGCGGGATGGTGACCAAAGTTCCGGCAGCCATCACTGCTGCATAGGGATATTCAAAGGAACTTGGTCCAGAGAAGCGGGCGATCGCCACGGTGACTGGTTCGGTTGAGGTGTTGGAGAGCTGACGAGCCAACATGAACTCATTCCAGGTGGCAATAAAAGCCAAGATCGCAGTGGTAAAAAGTGCTGGAGCTGCCAGTGGCAGAAGTACCAGCCGGAAAGCTTGGCCACGGGAGGCTCCGTCGACACGGGCTGCTTCTTCTAATTCCCAGGGCAGCTGCCTAAAGAAAGAGACCAAGGTGTAGATGGTCAAAGGAAGCGCGAAGGAAATATTGGGGATAATCAATGCCTGGTAGGTGCCAATCCAGTTGAGATCACCAAAAAGTTGGAAGAGCGGGGTGACCAGCGCAATGCCGGGAAACATTGATGCTGCCAAGATAATTCCGGTAACAATGCCTTTGCCTGGGAAGTTGAGGCGGGCTAGTGCATAGGCGGTAAAGACTCCAACCAATACGGCAAGCGCGGTGGTGGTGACACTGATGATGAGAGAGTTTCCAATTGCTGCCAGGAAGTTATTTCCTTTGTCGGTCGCTAGCGCATCGTGGAAATTATCCAAGGTGACATGTGTTGGCCATGGAGTGGTGTCAAAGGTGTGGGAGGAATCGCGTAGGGCGGTAATCACCATCCAATAAAAGGGAGCAAGCCCCCAGAAGAGAATGAACACCACTCCGGCGTAGTTCAGGATGAGACCTTTGGTGCGTTTAGTCATGATGCTGCAACCTCCGAGTCAGGTTGTGGGGAATGTTGAGAATCCTTTTTCAAACCTCGCCGCTTCCGTTTTGGCATACCTCTTTGTCCAGAGACATCAGCTCCGAGGAATTTGATCATCACAAATGCCACAAAGAAGATGAGCAGGAAGATCAGGGTAGAAAGTGCAGAGGCGGAGTTGAAGTTGTTCTGGCGCATATCTTCCACCACCAGCTGAGAGATGACGGCGGTAGGGGAGTTGGAGGAGCTAGAGATCATGATGACAGGCAGGTCATACATGCGCAGCGCGTCGAGGGTACGGAAGAGCACTGCCACCATGAGAGCAGGTTTAACCAGCGGCAGAGTGATTTTGGTGAATTGTTGGAAGGTGGTTGCACCATCCACACGAGCTGCTTCATAGGTGTCTTTGGGAATCATCTGCAGGCCAGCCAAAATCAGCAGCGCCATAAAAGGAGTGGTTTTCCAGACATCGGCCAAAATGACGGCGGCGCGGGCAGCCCAGGGGTCAGTGGTCCAGCTGACATTAATGCCAAGGACGGAGTTGATAATGCCCTGAGGTGCGAAGATAAATTGCCAAAGCTTCGCGGTTACTGCGGTGGGGATTGCCCAAGGAATGAGGACCGCTGCACGCACAAG encodes the following:
- a CDS encoding VOC family protein; amino-acid sequence: MFNVDDIEETLRDLGAEPLDGIAIYEDTYKLCYLRGPAGIIVALAQDIVPES
- a CDS encoding carbohydrate ABC transporter permease, with the translated sequence MTKRTKGLILNYAGVVFILFWGLAPFYWMVITALRDSSHTFDTTPWPTHVTLDNFHDALATDKGNNFLAAIGNSLIISVTTTALAVLVGVFTAYALARLNFPGKGIVTGIILAASMFPGIALVTPLFQLFGDLNWIGTYQALIIPNISFALPLTIYTLVSFFRQLPWELEEAARVDGASRGQAFRLVLLPLAAPALFTTAILAFIATWNEFMLARQLSNTSTEPVTVAIARFSGPSSFEYPYAAVMAAGTLVTIPLIIMVLIFQRRIVSGLTAGGVKA
- a CDS encoding carbohydrate ABC transporter permease; this encodes MASFKQVRSAAWLIAPALAVLAVVIGYPIVRAIWLSFQADKGLDPTTGLFTDGGFAGLENYLYWLTQRCMGGDGTVRVCPPGTLATDFWPALRITLFFTVVTVTVETILGMGMALIMNKEFRGRALVRAAVLIPWAIPTAVTAKLWQFIFAPQGIINSVLGINVSWTTDPWAARAAVILADVWKTTPFMALLILAGLQMIPKDTYEAARVDGATTFQQFTKITLPLVKPALMVAVLFRTLDALRMYDLPVIMISSSSNSPTAVISQLVVEDMRQNNFNSASALSTLIFLLIFFVAFVMIKFLGADVSGQRGMPKRKRRGLKKDSQHSPQPDSEVAAS
- a CDS encoding 5-(carboxyamino)imidazole ribonucleotide synthase — translated: MPVGNPAAHAPGMPVVAVIGDGQLARMMQTAAIELGQSLRILAGAKDSSAAQVAADVVLGDYTNIDDLHRAVAGADVMTFDHEHVPTEHLRQLIAEGVNVQPGPDALVNAQDKLVMRKRLRELGAPVPPFLAIENVADAEGFFDAVDGQVCLKARRGGYDGKGVWFPETKDELAQLVEKLLGAGTALMAEKKVALVRELSAMVARTPSGVTQAWPVVESVQRNGVCAEAVAPAPNLSAELQDTTRALAQRIASELGVTGVLAVELFETLDVNGQPEIFVNELAMRPHNTGHWTQDGCVTSQFEQHLRAILDYPLGSTETLAPVTVMANVLGADTDPEQPMAERMLEVWRRYPQAKIHLYGKGHRPGRKIGHVNMVGEDAAQVRAAALASAHYLVHASWD
- a CDS encoding YdcF family protein is translated as MNPILVLGSKVENGRVSSLLATRLDKAIELVSHNPEVPIVVSGLGESGPMAQYLREHGISNIIEEDAATSTNENLENAHALLPDTKCWTVVSNDFHAWRTYLWAWHLGIPIKVITAKTPLPARMRMLGRECFALPHSTSRVLWRKLVS
- a CDS encoding dihydrofolate reductase family protein codes for the protein MAIIFNTSCTLNGFIADENHSLQWLFEVPGSQAAEEDFGNFLSKVSTIVMGSHTFEWMVNELDLLNHPERWSDTYGDRPTWVFSSRELSLPAGAPITLINAPISEAIAEIQAANTSSGDIWIVGGGALATQFYEAGALDRITLTMAPVFLPAGKPVFTGLLDSKNLHTAEVRRLGEFTELTFEISKS
- a CDS encoding VOC family protein, which encodes MGIKRLDNIAIVVDSLDEAVDFFQRLGMSLHGRAFISGDFADISVGLKDIKSEIAVLETPDGHSRIELSQYVHPFELSQYVHPSLIA
- a CDS encoding acyl-CoA carboxylase subunit beta, with amino-acid sequence MTISSPLIDVANMPDINTTAGKIADLKARRAEAQVPMGEKAVEKVHAAGRLTARERLDYLLDEGSFIEYDQLARHRTTAFGLGSKRPVTDGIVTGWGTIDGREVCIFSQDGTVFGGALGEVYGEKMIKIMEFAIETGRPLIGLYEGAGARIQDGAVSLDYISQTFYQNIQASGVIPQISVIMGACAGGNAYGPALTDFVVMVDKTSKMFVTGPDVIKTVTGEEITQEELGGANTHMITAGNSHYTAATDEEALDWVQDLISFLPSNNRSFAPEEDFDAEEGGIEDNLTPDDLKLDDIIPDSATVPYDVREVIQCITDDGEYLEIQADRAENIVIAFGRIEGQSVGFVANQPTQFAGCLDIDSSEKAARFVRTCDAFNIPIVMLVDVPGFLPGAGQEYGGILRRGAKLLYAYGEATVPKITVTMRKAYGGAYCVMGSKGLGSDICLAWPTAQIAVMGAAGAVGFIYRKELMAADAKGLDVQALAKSFEREYEDHMLNPYLAAERGLIDAVILPSETRGQIARNLRLLKHKNVTRPARKHGNMPL
- a CDS encoding potassium transporter Kup, whose protein sequence is MKNSQLDSAAPKSGQFFLALGALGVVFGDIGTSPLYALHTAFSMEHNEVEVTPENVYGIISMVLWTITLIVTIKYVMLVTRADNQGQGGILALVALLKNKFDDKSKMGGFIALIGMLGAALFYGDVVITPAISVLSATEGLAVISPSFETLVLPISVAVLLLIFAVQPLGTEKVGRAFGPIMLLWFAVLAALGLPQIIAHPQILQSLSPTWALRLVVSDPFEAFILLGAVVLTVTGAEALYADMGHFGAKPVRMAWFFVVMPALIITYLGQGALVIDNPAAVANPMFYLAPPALQMPLVILATVATVIASQAVISGAYSMTRQALILNIMPRMLVRHTSPREEGQIYMPVVNGILFVSVMALVFIFQSSANLANAYGLAVTGTLVLVSTLFVIYAHNVWKWSWWKLALFILAISIPEVLLFASNTTKIFAGGWLPLFIAAILIVLMRTWRWGNTRVKEKRIAMETPVEEFLQELRDISECTPLAFGVRKVAGTAIFPHAFLDTVPLALVRCVNDLKMLYRETVIVRIVRENVPHVPHSKRVNVEVLATSPVRITRIDLRVGYFDAQDIPKNLALVNTYSDKININIDEATYFLSAVTIRSSLTGKLSGWRDRLYMSMEKNQSSRTESFKLPPSRTIALGSGVEL
- the purE gene encoding 5-(carboxyamino)imidazole ribonucleotide mutase; protein product: MAPLVGLIMGSDSDWDTVAPAAEVLAEFGIPFEVGVVSAHRTPEKMLNYAKTAHQRGLKAIIACAGGAAHLPGMVAAATPLPVIGVPRALKDLDGMDSLLSIVQMPGGVPVATVSIGGAKNAGLLAVRILGAGDNSLLEKMAAYQENMAAEVEAKDEALKKRLLG
- a CDS encoding biotin--[acetyl-CoA-carboxylase] ligase; translated protein: MKDNSLKSREPLDPDTLRTALVDNGPYNQLNYQEATGSTNADLIAAAEQGAPDWTIATVERQDSGRGRLGRPWTAPQGAQVIFSILFRPGKDSLDALGTIPLASGLAMMDTLESFGVAGAGLKWPNDVLIHGKKLCGILVEAAALDSNPAVVIGMGTNISLQTDELPVPHATSLALEGMEIDRNEFLIRMLNNLHERLLEWAKGESAWLADYRAVCSSLGQDVRVILPGDRELLGVATGIAAGGQLIVRDNDGVEHTLNAGEVTHLRLQ